The DNA window CCGCATACGAGTAGCAGTGTCCTGACGGCGAGAACCGGCGCGAAGCGAATTGATAACTTCGGTTAATCTGGCATATCGATTGTGAAATTGCTCGGTCGCTTCTACCCAATCCATAATCAAACCCTGTACTTCGACAGCAGCTGCTTCGTAAGTAATCGATGCTGATTGTTCCTGACCTTTCATGCGATACGTTACTTAAAATCTCTTTTTCTTTCCGTTGACCAAAAGTAGCCTGTCTAATGCAGCTTAAACAAGCTCCCCCGTCCGAAATCACCCTTTTACTGTCCGAAATCAACGAATTGATTTGAGTGATTTCGCGCAGGAAAAGGGTGATTTCGCGCTTAATAGCTTGTTGGCTAACCCACAGTCCTAGTAGATTCAACCATTCGACCTGCGTCGTACCCACTGAAACCTATGAGTTTATCCACAATCAGTCAGGAGTCTGCGAGAAACTTCGCCATCCGGCGTCGCGATTTTTCTATCCTGGTCGCTCAATCTGAACTTTTCAGCTGCGAAGTGCTAAGTCAGTTGTTGAAGGAACAGGGTTACAATGTAGTTGGCCGCGCAGTAGAGATGGAGGATACGTTACAGCAGATCCGGGTTAAGCGACCACAATGCGTTATTCTGGAATCGGAGATTGCTGGCCGTCAGAGTTTTGATATAGTAGAGGAGTTACGCGACGCCAATTACCAGACCAAATTCATCCTGTACGCCACCAAGCCAGACGCCCGTATGGTTGCCAAAGCCATGCAGATCGGTTTCTTCGGCTTCCTGTATGCCAACGACGGGCTTGACGAACTGTACCGATGTTTTCAGACGGTGAGCAGCGGAGGATGTTACTACAGTAACGGCTTTATGTCGTTACTGAAAGATTATGGTGTCGAAGTGATCTCGGACGAAACCCGTGTGGCGTTGAGTCGGCTGACGATTCGGGAGCGCGAAGTACTACGTCTTGTAGCAGATGGCGGTACGACCGATGAAATTGCCGATAAGCTGGGTATCAGTTACCGTACGGCAACAAACCATAAGGCGCACATCGCCAAGAAATTGGAACTGGATGGCTGTCGGCATCTGCCACGGTACGGCATATCCGTGCGAAAATACCTGTGAAGGCTAGGAAGAAGCTACCTCCAGCGTATCGGCGGTAGAGTCAGTATCGGTGCGCGGGGGCGCATTGCCCTGTAACCACTCCTTAAATTCATGCATTCTGGCGCGGGGCACGATAACTTCGTGGTTGTCGGGCGTGTTGAGCCGCACTATATACTTGCCGTTTTCCCAGTATGCGTAGTTGAGTATAGCCTCTTTGTTGACGATATAATCACGTTTGATACGGAAAAACTGAACCTGATCGAGTTCGGTTTCGAGTTCGTTCAGCGTCTTTGTCACCAGATAACGACCTCGCGGTAGTTCTGCGTAGTAAGAGCGGTCTTCTACTGTAAAAAAGTAAGCTTCCGTCGACAGGAAGGTGATTTCGCCGTGCGCGTTTTTACCCCGTAGATACAGCTTTTGATCCGTCTGATTAGGTGGTGCCGGTTGCGAGTTGCTCAACTGATCGATAACCTGTGCCATCATGGCTGATTCAGACTCTGCTTCCTGCTGTACCCGCTGCCGCTCCCGCAAGTAGTCGGACAACAGTGAAATATTGACTGATATATAAGCTATAAGCAGGATTGGAATCAGATAACGCAGGTATATCTCGCCGGAGAAGGTGCCGATAAGAAACGAGTCCAGATAGTTCTGAAACGAGTAGTCTGGAAACTTCTCGAGAGCGAAGCGTACTGTCTCCGTAATCGGATTGAAAATGAAGAAAGCGAGTAGAACAACCGGCAACAGCTTTAGCTGATAATGAAAGACTGCTCTGGGTGTCAAAGCGATGGCCTTGAAATGAAAGTACTTATGCTGCTGATTCAGCAAGCTGAGCAGGATAAGTACTGTGAAGATTTCGGGTATGATGATACTGCGTACGAATAACCACATGTATGGCCCGAAGCCACCATATTTAATGACTCTGTCTAATTTTGAGCTGTATATGTACGACCACGAGACTCCTTCCATCGCAACTACAATAACCAGCAGAATCCCAATGCTGTAAATGGGATTCCGTAAATATTTCCTGGTTAGCTGTACCGTTATCATACCGCTCTTATCAAAAATCTAAACTAAGATACTGGTAATTATTGACTAAAACCTAACCGAATGATGAGACTTTTCTGCGATTGATGACCCTCCGGAGCCACCATACCTTTGTAATGTCAATAAGGCGAAGCGAATTCTGCCTGACATCACAAATCAATCTTATCACTCCGTATACCAATCAATCACCATGAAAAAGCAATTTTCTATCAAGACTATCAATGTTGTAAAAGGTAACATCGCAACGGCCGCTAAAGCTGAGTCTAACAACCTGCTCAAATTCCTTAAGCCTGCGGATTGCTGCCCAACCGCTGATTTTACCGGCTTAATTAAGCCCGTTTTCTCGCTGTAGTAATTCGTCCAAACGTTCAAGGTTATGGCTTCTGCTCTGACGCTATATAGGGAGGAGCTCGCTCAGTGTAAGTCGCACTTCGATCAGATCGATTTGCGGAAAGAGCGAGGGTACCTAATGAAGTTTACTACGTTCTCGGCTAACGTAGAAAACATCATGCCATTCATTCCGCGCAGTCAACACGAAACGCTGTTTCAGCAGGTTCTGCTACAGCAGGTGTTCACCACCTTTGACCTCAACTGCCTCTCGGCGGGGGATCTGGTGGATCGGCGGGGAAGTGAACTGATTTCGATAAGCGCAGAGCCACGAATCTATTGTACGTATCACCTCGGCTCGTATCGTCTGCTGACTAGTGTGCTATTACGGCACGGTGTAGACTGTGTGGTGCTGATGGGTAACAATGCAAACCGGTCGCAGGGCGATGGTATCTGCGACCACGTCGAATCACTGAGGCAGGAAAGGGGTATGGCCAGCGGATTCCGCATCGTGGAAACGGGGCACCCCTCGGCGGCACTGACAGTGTTACGTGAACTGAAAGCCGGTAAGTCGATCATCGTTTATGTCGATGGAAGTCCGGAGACGGCCCCTGAACCGGGCGAGGAAAGTCAATTTCTGACTGTAGACATGGGTGAGCGTCAGGTTCTCACCCGTAAGGGAGTGGGTTATCTTTCACACGCGGCTGGCGTACCGATTGTACCGGTCGTCAGCTATCGGGAAGATGACATGACGAACGTGCTACAGAGCTTGACACCCATTTATCCTGTGAAGCATAGCGACCGTGAGCAGTATTGCCAGACGGCTATGCAACAGCTTTACGATGCCTTCTGGCTGTATTTGAGTCGTTATCCAGGACAGTGGGAGGGGTGGAACTACATTCAGTCGTTCCTTAAGCAACAGGAGGAGGTGCATCGTCCGAAGCGGCCGATTATCACCCATCCAACGTTTAATGCTGACCGTTACTCACTTTGCGAACTTGAGCAGGCACCTATCCTGTTCGACCGGCGCTCGTACCAAACCTACGAGATTACTGATGACCTGCGTGACTTGTTACTCAATATCAACGCCGTTGATTCGGTGAAGGGCATCGTCGGCGACGACATGTACGACGAGCTTGTTGATATGGAGATCTTGTGTTAATTTTTTTCCGTCAATATATATCAACCGAAAAGGGGTCCCTCAATTGAGAGACCCCTTTTTTCATTACGAGCTGTCGTCGGTGAATCAGCAGGGCTTACGAACCACTGCCTGTTTCAATGACTTCGCCGGCCTTGTTGAAGAATTTGAAGTTGACAATGCCCAGCGAACTGTCTTTAATAAGCTTTATCCACGTTTTGTACTTCATGTACCACTGCATCTGCTTCGAATAGAAGCCTTTCGTGTAGTACGCGTACAGAAAGGGGTGCATGGCAATAGAAATACCCGTTTCGTTCTGCTTAGTCAGAATGTAGTCGAGGTTGCTTTCAATTACGTCAGTAACCAGTACACTGGCCTGAATCGTGCCGCTGCCCCCGCAGGTTGGGCATACTTCCCGCGTGACGATATTCATTTCCGGCCGAACCCGCTGCCGGGTAATCTGCATTAGACCAAACTTGGTCAGCGGCAGGATCGTGAATTTCGACCTGTCAGGCTTCATCTCATCGCGCATGATATCTTGCAGGAGCTTTTTGTTCTCCGGCTTCTTCATGTCGATAAAGTCCACAACGATGATACCGCCCATGTCGCGCAGACGCAGCTGACGGGCAATTTCCTTAGCTGCTTCCCGGTTGACGCTGATCGCTGTCGCTTCCTGATCTTCTTCCGAGTTTGACTTGTTGCCGCTGTTAACGTCGATAACGTGCAGGGCCTCAGTATGCTCGATAATCAGATAGCCACCACCGGGCAGGCTTACAGACCGGCCAAACAGCGACTTCAGCTGTTTTTCCAGACCCAATGCCTCGAAGACTTTTGTTTTGCCGTTGTGTAGCTTAACGATGCGCTCCTTATCAGGGGCAATGGTATGGATGTACTGCCGAATCTCATCGAACGATTCCCGCGTATCGACCGTGATACTCTCAAACGATTCGTTGAGCATGTCACGCAGAATCGACGAGGCTCGGTTCATCTCACCCAGCACACGATCACGGGGGCGGGCTTCCGACAGGCTTTTTACGGCCGAATCCCACTTCGCCAGCGAGTTTTGCAGGTCGCGGTCGAGTTCGTCGACGTCTTTGTCTTGGGCAACCGTGCGTACGATGATACCAAAATGCGGTGGCTTGAGCGAGAGCATCAGCTTTTGCAGACGGCTACGCTCAGCACGATCGGTAATTTTTTTGGATAGATTGACCCCATCAGCGAAGGGGACAAGCACGATGTAGCGGCCGGCGATGGATATGTCGCAGGATAGGCGTGGACCTTTGGTCGAGATGGGTTCTTTAACCACCTGCACCAGAATCGGGCTATTCTTGGTCAGTACCTTATCGATTTTCCCGATTTTATCGATAGCCGGTTCGAGGGTAACAGTATCGAGCCGACCTGTGGTGAC is part of the Spirosoma rhododendri genome and encodes:
- a CDS encoding LuxR C-terminal-related transcriptional regulator, whose protein sequence is MSLSTISQESARNFAIRRRDFSILVAQSELFSCEVLSQLLKEQGYNVVGRAVEMEDTLQQIRVKRPQCVILESEIAGRQSFDIVEELRDANYQTKFILYATKPDARMVAKAMQIGFFGFLYANDGLDELYRCFQTVSSGGCYYSNGFMSLLKDYGVEVISDETRVALSRLTIREREVLRLVADGGTTDEIADKLGISYRTATNHKAHIAKKLELDGCRHLPRYGISVRKYL
- a CDS encoding LytTR family DNA-binding domain-containing protein; amino-acid sequence: MWLFVRSIIIPEIFTVLILLSLLNQQHKYFHFKAIALTPRAVFHYQLKLLPVVLLAFFIFNPITETVRFALEKFPDYSFQNYLDSFLIGTFSGEIYLRYLIPILLIAYISVNISLLSDYLRERQRVQQEAESESAMMAQVIDQLSNSQPAPPNQTDQKLYLRGKNAHGEITFLSTEAYFFTVEDRSYYAELPRGRYLVTKTLNELETELDQVQFFRIKRDYIVNKEAILNYAYWENGKYIVRLNTPDNHEVIVPRARMHEFKEWLQGNAPPRTDTDSTADTLEVASS
- a CDS encoding lysophospholipid acyltransferase family protein translates to MASALTLYREELAQCKSHFDQIDLRKERGYLMKFTTFSANVENIMPFIPRSQHETLFQQVLLQQVFTTFDLNCLSAGDLVDRRGSELISISAEPRIYCTYHLGSYRLLTSVLLRHGVDCVVLMGNNANRSQGDGICDHVESLRQERGMASGFRIVETGHPSAALTVLRELKAGKSIIVYVDGSPETAPEPGEESQFLTVDMGERQVLTRKGVGYLSHAAGVPIVPVVSYREDDMTNVLQSLTPIYPVKHSDREQYCQTAMQQLYDAFWLYLSRYPGQWEGWNYIQSFLKQQEEVHRPKRPIITHPTFNADRYSLCELEQAPILFDRRSYQTYEITDDLRDLLLNINAVDSVKGIVGDDMYDELVDMEILC
- a CDS encoding Rne/Rng family ribonuclease, which gives rise to MSNELVISSTQKGDRIALLQNKRLLEYHEEELDSSFTVGDLYLGTVKKLSSGLNAAFVDVGHEKDGFLHYQDLGPNINSLNKFVKDVIAKRVTTGRLDTVTLEPAIDKIGKIDKVLTKNSPILVQVVKEPISTKGPRLSCDISIAGRYIVLVPFADGVNLSKKITDRAERSRLQKLMLSLKPPHFGIIVRTVAQDKDVDELDRDLQNSLAKWDSAVKSLSEARPRDRVLGEMNRASSILRDMLNESFESITVDTRESFDEIRQYIHTIAPDKERIVKLHNGKTKVFEALGLEKQLKSLFGRSVSLPGGGYLIIEHTEALHVIDVNSGNKSNSEEDQEATAISVNREAAKEIARQLRLRDMGGIIVVDFIDMKKPENKKLLQDIMRDEMKPDRSKFTILPLTKFGLMQITRQRVRPEMNIVTREVCPTCGGSGTIQASVLVTDVIESNLDYILTKQNETGISIAMHPFLYAYYTKGFYSKQMQWYMKYKTWIKLIKDSSLGIVNFKFFNKAGEVIETGSGS